The sequence below is a genomic window from Draconibacterium halophilum.
CCTTGCGTACCATTGGGGAGAATAATAACCTTCCACCGCGCGATGTTTACAAAATCCTTTCCGAATAATTACCATTACCTATTTAAAGTAGTATTTTTCTAATCAGAATGTCCGACATCGAAATTATAGAGCAACTAAAACAGGGCAGCGAAGCGGCTTTTAAAAAGCTAGTCGACATGCATCAGAAACTGGTGGTGAATACCTGCTATGGTTTGGTTCAGAACCGCGAAGATGCCGAAGATATTGCGCAGGATGTTTTTGTTGAGGTGTATCGTAAAATCGATAAATTCAGAGCCGATGCAAAACTATCAACCTGGTTGTACAGGATTGCAGTTAACCGCTCGCTAAATCACATTCGCAATAACAAAAAACACAGGTGGTTTCAGGGGTTTGAAAATGAGGTAGCAGAAAAAAACAGGGAGCTGTTACAAGCCAGGACTGCCGATTCGGATGAGCCGGAATACGATTTCGAGAACAAACAGCGGGCAATTATTTTAAAGGAGGCAATTAACAGTTTGCCGCAGAATCAGAAAGTGGCGTTTACTTTAAGCAAATACGAAGATCTGTCGTATCAGGAAATTGCAGAGGTTATGAATCTCTCAGTTCCGTCGGTTGAGTCGCTTTTGTTCCGGGCAAAAAAAGGCCTGCAGAAAAAATTATACAAGTGCTACAAAAAAAAGTGTATGTAGGCGCAAGTTTTTAAAAATGAAAGTGTCATATAATTAAATACTGAAAAGATGAAATGTAATAAAGTACATAACAAATTAATTTTCTTTCTCGAGAAGGAGCTGCCGGTTTCAGAAATGGAACAGGTTCAGAAACACCTGGATGAGTGTTCTGAATGTGCTCTTTTTGCAGCGGAAATGAAAAATACACTCAGTATTTTGGATAGCGATAAAGTAAGAGATGAAAATCCATTCTTTTTTACCCGTGTAAAAGCACGACTTGAAAATCAGGCGGAAGAGCAACTTTCGGCGCGACCCGTTTTAACCAAGGTTCTACAACCGGTGGCGTTTTCAATAATTTTGTTACTTGGTATTTACGGAGGGTTTAAACTGGGGCAGGCACCTAAAACAGATTTTGCTGATAACAGTTTAAGCGAACAGGAAATGGTTCCGTACTGGAACGAACTGGACGCCGAACCAATCGAATCATTTTTAATGGAATAACAAATGGCACGAAAAAATACATATCGCATTTTAATTTGGGTAGTTGTTATTCTGGCAGCAACAAACCTGTCGATGGGAATTTCGTTTTGGTACCACAAGCAACAGGATCAAAAAGCTGCGGAAGAGCAACAGCAACAGGTTGAAATGCCCTCG
It includes:
- a CDS encoding RNA polymerase sigma factor, translated to MSDIEIIEQLKQGSEAAFKKLVDMHQKLVVNTCYGLVQNREDAEDIAQDVFVEVYRKIDKFRADAKLSTWLYRIAVNRSLNHIRNNKKHRWFQGFENEVAEKNRELLQARTADSDEPEYDFENKQRAIILKEAINSLPQNQKVAFTLSKYEDLSYQEIAEVMNLSVPSVESLLFRAKKGLQKKLYKCYKKKCM
- a CDS encoding anti-sigma factor family protein; this encodes MKCNKVHNKLIFFLEKELPVSEMEQVQKHLDECSECALFAAEMKNTLSILDSDKVRDENPFFFTRVKARLENQAEEQLSARPVLTKVLQPVAFSIILLLGIYGGFKLGQAPKTDFADNSLSEQEMVPYWNELDAEPIESFLME